Proteins from a single region of Chryseobacterium scophthalmum:
- a CDS encoding conjugal transfer protein TraD: protein MGQPKPVRSHSLPNTANESQIEEQEINPDNLDIEYDENENVGIQIPQEELDEVFRNIPNLEEDEEEWNRYGISGGDNSLAQGVTFEELSSVGALLQKENLEQSQKKAAVDIVQRLQGTELFSLLENSIEGASRKIAELLDSTLSTETEAGSSTLRKSDLSDFDIREFV from the coding sequence ATGGGACAGCCGAAGCCAGTAAGAAGCCACTCCCTGCCAAACACTGCCAATGAAAGCCAAATTGAGGAACAGGAGATAAACCCTGATAATTTAGACATAGAATACGACGAGAATGAAAACGTCGGAATTCAAATTCCGCAGGAAGAGCTGGACGAAGTTTTCAGAAATATACCTAATTTGGAGGAAGATGAAGAAGAATGGAACAGGTACGGAATATCCGGTGGCGATAACAGTCTTGCCCAAGGGGTTACCTTTGAAGAACTAAGCTCCGTAGGTGCATTGCTCCAAAAAGAGAATTTGGAACAATCACAAAAGAAAGCAGCGGTAGATATAGTTCAAAGATTACAGGGAACTGAATTATTCAGCCTGTTGGAAAATTCCATTGAGGGTGCATCCCGAAAAATTGCCGAGCTTTTGGATAGCACACTTTCAACTGAAACGGAAGCCGGTTCTTCCACTTTGCGGAAAAGTGATTTGAGTGATTTTGACATAAGGGAGTTTGTATGA